A region of Haloplanus sp. XH21 DNA encodes the following proteins:
- a CDS encoding AI-2E family transporter, giving the protein MDERRAVVALFGLAVAVVTAFIAYQFIAALTVAVFLYYSTRRFYKALGRLHLPDRVRAVTVISLLALPLLLLLSYTLVLLVTETRRFLSTYAVLEVAATNVPWLQGIDDLPALTFAGITEAYRAGQFDALIDFALEHAALLTSAITGFFLNLLIVVVVTYYLLIDGSTFHEWLLRFDDDAIVREYLEAADAELEAILFGNLLNVIAISLIAVGAFNGYNLLVPRAAHVPYPALAGVLTGVASLIPVVGMKIVYVPIAAAMAAPAILESDPSLLGYVAAFLFVAIVIVDTIPDLVLRPYLSGDRTHVGLLMLAYIFGPVVFGFYGLFFAPILLALGLTFAHTALPRLLGGDRTDADERSDPELPETQRRLDDFAR; this is encoded by the coding sequence ATGGACGAACGCCGCGCAGTCGTCGCCCTCTTCGGTCTCGCCGTGGCCGTGGTCACCGCCTTCATCGCATACCAGTTCATCGCCGCCCTCACCGTCGCCGTGTTCCTGTACTACTCGACACGCCGGTTCTACAAGGCGCTCGGTCGGCTCCACCTCCCGGACCGGGTGCGGGCAGTGACGGTTATCTCCCTCCTCGCGCTCCCCTTGCTCCTGTTGCTCAGTTACACGCTGGTGTTGCTCGTCACCGAGACCCGCCGCTTCCTATCGACGTATGCGGTCCTCGAGGTGGCCGCGACGAACGTGCCGTGGCTGCAGGGTATCGACGACCTTCCCGCGCTCACCTTCGCCGGGATCACCGAGGCGTATCGCGCCGGGCAGTTCGACGCGCTCATCGACTTCGCGCTCGAACACGCGGCCCTCCTGACCAGCGCCATCACGGGCTTTTTCCTCAATCTGCTGATCGTCGTCGTCGTCACCTACTACCTCCTGATCGACGGCTCGACGTTCCACGAGTGGCTGCTCCGGTTCGACGACGACGCCATCGTGCGCGAGTATCTCGAAGCCGCCGACGCCGAACTCGAGGCGATCCTCTTCGGGAACCTGCTGAACGTGATCGCCATCTCGCTCATCGCCGTCGGCGCGTTCAACGGCTACAACCTTCTGGTGCCGAGGGCCGCACACGTGCCGTACCCCGCGCTGGCGGGTGTCCTCACTGGCGTCGCGAGCCTGATTCCGGTCGTCGGAATGAAGATCGTCTACGTCCCCATCGCGGCCGCGATGGCTGCTCCCGCCATCCTCGAATCCGACCCCTCGCTGTTGGGCTACGTCGCGGCCTTCCTGTTCGTGGCGATCGTCATCGTCGATACGATCCCCGATCTGGTTCTCAGACCCTATCTCAGCGGCGATCGAACCCACGTCGGCCTGTTGATGCTCGCGTACATCTTCGGCCCGGTCGTGTTCGGCTTCTACGGTCTGTTTTTCGCGCCGATACTGCTCGCCCTCGGTCTGACGTTCGCCCACACGGCGCTTCCGCGGCTGCTCGGGGGCGACCGCACCGACGCGGACGAGCGATCCGACCCCGAGCTTCCGGAGACCCAGCGCCGCCTCGACGACTTCGCTCGCTGA
- a CDS encoding DUF5814 domain-containing protein — translation MAITDKIYLKNHRQIVSQLDTSIPKGAFKGATMEVLYSGDGLAKLDDATRDRLLDFAGDFLDCEDPDDLYTGYPERQFIQYLLELRAQGLGPDAIVDVMSDEYMLYAYPGDILSFLDQAVRRLEAVGSLAAVEGDDEMEKRVREARRTLSA, via the coding sequence GTGGCCATCACCGACAAAATCTATCTGAAAAACCACCGCCAGATCGTCTCCCAACTGGACACATCCATCCCGAAGGGCGCGTTCAAGGGCGCAACGATGGAGGTGCTCTACAGCGGCGACGGCCTCGCCAAACTCGACGACGCCACCCGTGACCGCCTGCTGGATTTCGCCGGTGACTTCCTCGATTGTGAGGATCCGGACGACCTCTACACCGGCTATCCGGAGCGCCAGTTCATCCAGTACCTGCTCGAACTCCGCGCACAGGGACTCGGCCCCGACGCCATCGTCGACGTGATGTCCGACGAGTACATGCTGTACGCCTACCCCGGCGACATCCTCTCGTTTCTGGACCAAGCGGTGCGGCGGTTGGAAGCGGTCGGATCGCTGGCGGCCGTCGAAGGCGACGACGAGATGGAAAAGCGCGTCCGCGAGGCCCGTCGGACCCTGTCAGCCTAG
- a CDS encoding ribbon-helix-helix protein, CopG family gives MGNKNKTISFRVNEDAFETLREIAEERDLSLSAMFRDYVDMLVAHDGQVQVVPEHELGSAVDDAGFPPTVEVPKSFVREHERLELEAEHLREQLDEHKRYMNHLREQVEEGDEDVIHLEDLDGDQDEQSYRLG, from the coding sequence ATGGGTAACAAAAACAAAACCATCTCGTTTCGCGTCAACGAGGACGCGTTCGAGACCCTGCGCGAAATCGCCGAGGAGCGGGATCTGTCGCTCTCGGCGATGTTCCGCGATTACGTCGACATGCTCGTCGCCCACGACGGCCAGGTTCAGGTCGTCCCCGAACACGAACTCGGCTCCGCGGTCGACGACGCCGGCTTCCCGCCCACCGTCGAGGTGCCGAAAAGCTTCGTCCGCGAGCACGAACGCCTCGAACTCGAAGCTGAGCATCTCCGGGAACAACTCGACGAGCACAAACGCTACATGAACCACCTGCGCGAGCAAGTAGAGGAGGGCGACGAGGACGTCATCCATCTCGAAGACCTCGACGGCGATCAGGACGAGCAGTCCTATCGACTAGGCTGA
- a CDS encoding RPA family protein has translation MSQAPTREVARRVFAREFNDASHTFKESDDERAPVYLLLPTGERANRVFLVGTLTEKEDVGEDDEYWRGRIVDPTGTFFVYAGQYQPDAASTLRDLEPPAYVSVVGKPRTYETDDGSVNVSVRPESITPVDATTRDRWVVETATRTLERIDAFEDESNEYARMAREEYDLSVDDYRQMALSALEGLDETDELGADADADDGARPDP, from the coding sequence ATGAGCCAAGCACCTACCCGCGAAGTCGCTCGTCGCGTCTTCGCCCGCGAGTTCAACGACGCCAGTCACACGTTCAAGGAGTCCGACGACGAACGCGCCCCCGTCTACCTCCTCTTGCCGACGGGCGAACGCGCCAACCGCGTGTTCCTCGTCGGCACGCTGACGGAGAAAGAGGACGTGGGCGAGGACGACGAGTACTGGCGGGGCCGCATCGTCGACCCGACGGGGACCTTCTTCGTCTACGCCGGGCAGTATCAGCCCGACGCCGCGTCGACGCTGCGCGACCTCGAACCGCCGGCGTACGTCTCGGTCGTCGGCAAACCACGCACCTACGAGACCGACGACGGGAGCGTCAACGTCTCGGTGCGCCCCGAATCGATCACGCCGGTCGACGCCACCACCCGCGACCGCTGGGTGGTCGAGACGGCGACGCGGACGCTCGAACGCATCGACGCCTTCGAGGACGAGAGCAACGAGTACGCCCGCATGGCCCGCGAGGAGTACGACCTCTCGGTGGACGACTACCGCCAGATGGCGCTCTCCGCGCTCGAAGGCCTCGACGAGACGGACGAACTCGGCGCCGACGCCGATGCCGACGACGGCGCTCGTCCGGATCCCTAG
- a CDS encoding replication factor A (Replication protein A protects and stabilize the intermediate ssDNA that is generated by the unwinding action of a DNA helicase at the replication fork. In addition, SSBs prevent the formation of secondary structures by single-stranded template DNA.), which yields MTDLHTHAEDIVDQFSDHLDLTTDEVEERLDNLVNEYQVPVDEARRSVVNSYLDEAGLERESLGQGGNASVGLAEIEEDEQWLDVTAKVVELWEARSDSVAQVGLLGDETGTTKFVAFESSDLPELEEGAVYRLENLVTDEYQGNFSVKLNRTTTITEVDEEIEVGDDAETVEGALVDIQSGSGLIKRCPEEDCTRVLQNGRCSEHGDVEGEFDLRIKGVLDDGAAVHEVIFDRESTEELTGMSLEEAKDMAMDALDTTVVADEMRGTTLGRYYRVSGPQFGRYVLVDEFEQLTGPVDAEAALIEARSI from the coding sequence ATGACCGATTTGCATACCCACGCGGAGGACATCGTAGACCAGTTCTCGGACCACCTCGACCTGACTACCGACGAGGTCGAGGAGCGACTCGACAACCTCGTCAACGAGTACCAGGTACCCGTCGACGAGGCGCGCCGCAGCGTCGTGAACAGCTATCTCGACGAGGCGGGCCTCGAACGCGAGTCGCTCGGCCAGGGCGGTAACGCCTCGGTCGGTCTCGCCGAGATCGAGGAGGACGAACAGTGGCTGGACGTGACCGCCAAGGTCGTCGAACTCTGGGAGGCTCGGAGCGACTCCGTCGCCCAGGTCGGCCTGTTGGGCGACGAGACGGGCACCACCAAGTTCGTCGCGTTCGAATCCTCTGACCTCCCCGAACTGGAGGAGGGAGCGGTCTATCGCCTTGAGAACCTGGTGACCGACGAGTACCAGGGCAACTTCTCGGTGAAGCTCAACCGCACGACGACGATCACCGAGGTCGACGAGGAGATCGAAGTCGGGGACGACGCCGAAACCGTCGAGGGTGCGCTGGTGGACATCCAGAGCGGGAGCGGCCTCATCAAGCGGTGTCCCGAGGAGGACTGCACGCGCGTCCTCCAGAACGGACGATGTTCCGAGCACGGCGATGTCGAGGGCGAGTTCGACCTGCGGATCAAGGGCGTCCTCGACGACGGCGCCGCGGTCCACGAGGTCATCTTCGACCGCGAAAGCACCGAGGAACTCACCGGTATGTCCCTCGAGGAAGCGAAGGACATGGCGATGGACGCGCTGGATACGACCGTCGTCGCCGACGAGATGCGCGGCACCACGCTCGGCCGGTACTACCGGGTGAGTGGGCCGCAGTTCGGCCGGTACGTGCTGGTCGACGAGTTCGAACAACTGACCGGGCCGGTCGATGCCGAAGCCGCCCTCATCGAAGCGAGGTCGATCTAA
- a CDS encoding DUF7091 family protein: MDDRLQQFVRTTFRSAGRRYAEARAAYQEGRETGDIPRDDEGRVRIVCRREAERRAVALDSENRPACYEAGHPDCEGCLEDVREGVVETW, from the coding sequence ATGGACGACCGGCTGCAGCAGTTCGTACGGACGACCTTCCGGTCGGCCGGCCGGCGCTACGCCGAGGCACGAGCGGCCTACCAGGAGGGCCGGGAGACGGGCGACATCCCCCGCGACGACGAGGGGCGCGTCCGCATCGTCTGTCGGCGCGAGGCCGAGCGTCGCGCCGTCGCCCTCGACAGCGAGAATCGACCCGCGTGTTACGAGGCCGGTCACCCCGACTGCGAGGGCTGTCTCGAGGATGTCCGCGAGGGCGTCGTCGAGACGTGGTAG
- a CDS encoding mannose-1-phosphate guanylyltransferase, with protein MDRPLVAVVLAGGVGSRLYPASRSHRPKQFLSLDGVGRRQRDTQADSLLERTVARAGFADDVVVSTRPAFADAVREAVPAASVVVDPVGKDTGPALTYATHHIAERFEDPAVLALPSDHTVAGDFETPARRGARVAAETDSLVTFGVEPTRPETGYGYIEPGTDHGDYANVATFHEKPDAETAAQYVDRGYYWNAGIFAWTPDAFLSAARASPLAALVDALDDGDPEAGFRAIDPVSVDHAVFERARDAVVVPLDVAWDDLGAWDALERVVSPDGDGNVVADGADLTALDATDNVVAGDDVHVSLIGVEGLAVVAYDDRMLVVPKTETQRVRELVAKLREDELF; from the coding sequence ATGGATCGCCCGCTCGTCGCGGTCGTACTCGCTGGCGGCGTCGGCTCGCGGCTCTATCCCGCCAGCCGGAGTCACCGCCCGAAGCAGTTCCTCTCGCTGGACGGCGTGGGACGACGCCAGCGTGACACCCAGGCCGACTCCCTGCTCGAACGCACCGTCGCCCGCGCCGGCTTCGCCGACGATGTCGTCGTCTCGACGCGCCCCGCCTTCGCCGACGCCGTGCGCGAGGCCGTCCCGGCGGCGTCCGTCGTCGTCGACCCCGTCGGAAAGGATACCGGCCCGGCGCTGACGTACGCCACCCACCACATCGCCGAACGGTTTGAGGATCCCGCCGTGCTCGCACTCCCGAGCGATCACACCGTCGCGGGCGACTTCGAGACGCCTGCCCGTCGAGGGGCCCGCGTCGCGGCCGAGACTGACTCGCTCGTCACGTTCGGCGTCGAGCCAACCCGCCCCGAAACGGGCTACGGCTACATCGAACCCGGCACCGACCACGGCGACTACGCCAACGTCGCGACGTTTCACGAGAAACCGGACGCGGAGACGGCGGCGCAGTACGTCGACCGCGGCTACTACTGGAACGCCGGTATCTTCGCGTGGACCCCCGACGCCTTCCTGTCGGCGGCGCGGGCGTCGCCGCTGGCCGCGCTCGTGGACGCCCTCGACGACGGCGACCCTGAAGCGGGTTTCCGCGCCATCGACCCCGTGAGCGTCGATCATGCGGTGTTCGAACGCGCGAGGGATGCGGTCGTCGTCCCGCTTGATGTCGCGTGGGACGACCTGGGCGCGTGGGATGCGCTCGAACGCGTCGTCTCGCCCGACGGCGACGGAAACGTCGTCGCCGACGGGGCCGACCTCACGGCTCTCGATGCGACGGACAACGTCGTCGCCGGCGACGACGTCCACGTCTCGCTGATCGGCGTCGAGGGACTCGCGGTCGTGGCGTACGACGACCGGATGCTCGTCGTCCCGAAGACGGAGACCCAGCGCGTCCGGGAACTGGTAGCGAAACTGCGAGAAGACGAGCTGTTCTAA
- a CDS encoding Tfx family DNA-binding protein, translated as MDDDPDADSLLERAGFDAEKSILTRRQAEVLALRERDVRQSTIAGLLGTSRANVSSIESSARTNVEKARETVAFAEALTAPVRVEVDEDTDLYDVPKLVYDACDSAGVKVNHTAPDLMKIVSDEAGDAVQGREVQAPLLVGVTTDGTVRVRQSR; from the coding sequence ATGGACGACGACCCGGACGCGGATTCCCTGCTCGAACGCGCTGGTTTCGACGCCGAGAAGAGTATTCTGACGCGGCGGCAGGCCGAGGTGCTGGCGCTTCGCGAACGCGACGTGCGCCAGTCCACCATCGCGGGACTGCTCGGCACCTCGCGGGCGAACGTCTCGAGCATCGAATCCAGCGCCCGGACCAACGTCGAGAAAGCGCGCGAAACCGTCGCGTTCGCCGAGGCGCTGACCGCCCCCGTCCGGGTCGAAGTCGACGAAGACACCGACCTCTACGATGTCCCCAAACTCGTCTACGACGCGTGTGACTCAGCGGGCGTCAAGGTCAACCACACGGCCCCGGATCTGATGAAAATCGTCAGCGACGAGGCCGGCGACGCAGTGCAGGGTCGCGAAGTCCAGGCACCGCTTCTGGTCGGCGTCACCACCGATGGCACCGTGCGCGTCCGACAGTCCCGATAA
- a CDS encoding TRAM domain-containing protein produces the protein MANCPLADDCPSFSERIQGMGCQHYGDRGGAEWCNHYDMPISDLKQQPVKPGEELVVEVTDIHESGAGVGRTEDGFIVLVDGTLPPARARVRVDRVKSNHATAAEVERLPLEDEEGEEVEVEDEADAESQESDSSDTDSGRPEQLGSRDNFWGG, from the coding sequence ATGGCGAACTGTCCACTCGCCGACGACTGCCCCAGTTTCTCGGAGCGGATCCAGGGAATGGGGTGTCAGCACTACGGCGATCGCGGGGGTGCCGAGTGGTGTAACCACTACGATATGCCCATCTCCGACCTGAAGCAACAGCCGGTGAAACCCGGCGAGGAGCTCGTCGTCGAGGTGACCGACATCCACGAGAGTGGCGCAGGCGTCGGCCGCACCGAGGACGGCTTCATCGTCCTCGTCGACGGCACGCTCCCGCCGGCCCGGGCGCGCGTCCGCGTCGACCGCGTGAAGTCCAATCACGCGACGGCGGCGGAAGTCGAACGACTCCCGCTCGAAGACGAGGAGGGAGAGGAGGTTGAGGTCGAAGACGAGGCCGACGCCGAGAGTCAGGAGTCCGATTCGTCCGACACCGACTCCGGCCGGCCCGAGCAGTTGGGCAGTCGCGACAACTTCTGGGGCGGATAG
- a CDS encoding 50S ribosomal protein L40e produces the protein MAKFEEAERRTLDKQICMRCNARNPKRAERCRKCGYKKLRPKAKEPRSA, from the coding sequence ATGGCTAAGTTCGAGGAGGCGGAACGGCGCACGCTCGATAAACAGATCTGTATGCGGTGCAACGCGCGGAACCCCAAGCGCGCCGAGCGGTGCCGAAAATGCGGCTACAAGAAGCTCCGGCCGAAGGCGAAAGAGCCGCGCAGCGCCTGA
- a CDS encoding MBL fold metallo-hydrolase, with product MDVINVTADAEQFTCNAYLVTGEHPTLVDAGTMPGVADVVADHVDDLEQVVLTHQHADHVGRLDAVLDAFDADLRAHADHPRRTAPLVDGDTVEMGDEVFEVVYTPGHADDHVSLVSDTRLFSGDVVVYTDGAFENGSFGRTDKPGQSRERLIESLRTLLSRLPDSVTAMYAGHGDPFHADDESVRDVIDRALSRAERREPKYD from the coding sequence ATGGACGTGATCAACGTCACGGCTGACGCGGAGCAGTTCACGTGCAACGCCTATCTGGTCACCGGCGAGCACCCGACGCTCGTCGACGCGGGGACGATGCCGGGTGTCGCCGACGTCGTCGCGGACCACGTCGACGACCTGGAACAGGTGGTCCTCACCCACCAGCACGCGGATCACGTCGGTCGGTTGGACGCGGTTCTCGACGCGTTCGACGCCGACCTCCGCGCCCACGCCGACCATCCGCGGCGGACGGCGCCCCTCGTCGACGGCGACACCGTCGAGATGGGCGACGAGGTCTTCGAGGTCGTGTACACGCCGGGCCACGCCGACGACCACGTTTCCCTCGTGAGCGACACCCGCCTGTTCAGCGGCGATGTCGTCGTCTACACCGACGGCGCGTTCGAGAACGGGAGTTTCGGCCGCACGGACAAGCCGGGACAGTCACGCGAGCGCCTCATCGAGAGTTTGCGGACGCTGTTGTCTCGGCTTCCCGACTCGGTGACGGCGATGTACGCCGGCCACGGAGACCCGTTTCACGCCGACGACGAGAGTGTTCGCGACGTGATCGATCGGGCGCTCTCGCGCGCGGAGCGACGGGAACCAAAATACGACTGA
- a CDS encoding DUF5786 family protein — MGFGSYDESEQENQELDADLDDNEGVETSEADHRGSVEFEIGASNDELLDRLKDIKDE, encoded by the coding sequence ATGGGCTTCGGGAGCTACGATGAGTCCGAACAGGAGAATCAGGAGTTAGACGCCGACCTCGACGACAACGAAGGGGTCGAAACGTCAGAAGCGGACCACCGGGGGTCGGTCGAATTCGAGATCGGGGCATCGAACGACGAACTACTCGACCGTCTCAAAGACATCAAAGACGAGTGA
- a CDS encoding DUF99 family protein, with product MKSGARALGVAESFARRDDGSTLCGAVVRADRTADGFAFGTCTIGGTDATDAIASLYTTADRADVQYLLLAGIAPAWYNVVDLHGLHAAVDRPVLSVSFETSPGLEPALREQFSGSALQERLQRYRAQPPRHELDVGGETVYVRGVGTDPEHAAEVVRGFTVDGGRPEPLRVARLAARAARTFRTDGEA from the coding sequence GTGAAGTCGGGCGCGCGGGCGCTCGGTGTCGCGGAATCGTTCGCCAGGAGGGACGACGGGAGCACCCTCTGTGGCGCCGTCGTTCGTGCTGACCGAACCGCCGACGGCTTCGCCTTCGGCACGTGTACCATCGGTGGCACGGACGCGACAGACGCCATCGCGTCGCTGTACACCACGGCAGATCGCGCGGACGTTCAGTATCTCTTGCTCGCCGGCATCGCGCCCGCGTGGTACAACGTCGTCGACCTGCACGGCCTGCACGCCGCCGTCGATCGGCCCGTGCTCTCGGTGTCGTTCGAGACGAGCCCCGGTCTGGAGCCGGCACTCCGAGAACAGTTTTCGGGGTCAGCGCTGCAGGAACGCCTGCAGCGGTATCGCGCCCAACCGCCACGCCACGAACTCGACGTGGGCGGCGAGACGGTGTACGTCCGCGGGGTGGGCACTGACCCGGAGCATGCCGCCGAGGTCGTTCGCGGGTTCACCGTCGACGGCGGGCGGCCCGAACCGCTCCGAGTGGCGCGACTGGCCGCCCGGGCGGCCCGGACGTTCCGCACGGACGGGGAGGCTTAA
- a CDS encoding uracil-DNA glycosylase yields MVDTQGPDVCACERCPALVESRSRIVNGTGPDDAALLFVGEAPGANEDEQGEPFVGRSGSVLDDALRDAGLVRADVRITNCVRCRPPENRDPRGEELDNCAEFLDREIDHVDPDVVVTLGKVPGERLLDRDVGVTSEAGSVVEARLGGECRRVVICLHPAATLYDRSQREAFDEAVATAADLVGAGESDQSRLGDY; encoded by the coding sequence ATGGTCGATACCCAGGGTCCCGACGTGTGTGCCTGCGAGCGCTGTCCGGCGCTCGTCGAGTCGCGGAGTCGGATCGTCAACGGCACCGGCCCGGACGACGCCGCCCTGCTGTTCGTCGGCGAGGCGCCCGGTGCCAACGAGGACGAACAGGGCGAACCTTTCGTGGGCCGGTCCGGATCAGTGCTCGACGACGCTCTCCGGGACGCCGGCCTCGTCCGCGCCGACGTGCGCATCACCAACTGCGTCCGGTGTCGCCCGCCCGAGAACCGTGATCCGCGGGGCGAGGAGCTCGACAACTGCGCCGAGTTTCTGGACCGGGAGATCGACCACGTCGATCCCGATGTCGTCGTCACCCTTGGCAAGGTCCCGGGGGAGCGCCTCCTCGACCGCGACGTGGGCGTCACGTCGGAAGCGGGATCGGTGGTGGAGGCGCGTCTCGGCGGCGAGTGCCGACGCGTAGTCATCTGTCTGCATCCGGCGGCGACGCTGTACGACCGGAGCCAGCGGGAGGCGTTCGACGAGGCGGTAGCGACGGCTGCCGATCTCGTTGGCGCGGGCGAGAGCGACCAGTCGCGGCTGGGCGATTACTGA
- the solA gene encoding N-methyl-L-tryptophan oxidase: MTRTECAVVVLGVGGMGSAATYHLARRGCDVVGLERYDIPHAQGSSHGVSRIIRLPQYEDPAYVPLVRRAFALWNRLDATHPRQLLHAVGSVDVGPDDDESVYAGSKRACEAHDIDHDELSGAVLNERFPGYDLPPEHRAVYQADGGFLHCEQCIVAHVQAAHDHGATVRARETVESWDADETGVTVRTDRGEYVADRLVVTAGAWTGQLLPSLSGLLQPERQVLGWFQPTEPERFAPENFPVFVADVPEGHFYGFPTYEIPGFKVGKYRHREETGSPSELAREPDHEDERILRSFTERYFPSAAGPTMRLSTCMFTNTPDSDFLVDIHPDHENVVVGAGFSGHGFKFASAIGEALADLALDGETTAPVEPFRIDRFDGRRQ, from the coding sequence ATGACCCGCACGGAGTGTGCTGTCGTCGTCCTCGGCGTCGGCGGGATGGGCAGTGCCGCGACCTACCATCTCGCCCGCCGTGGCTGCGATGTCGTCGGCCTCGAACGGTACGACATCCCTCACGCCCAGGGGTCGTCGCACGGCGTCTCCAGGATCATCCGTCTCCCCCAGTACGAGGACCCCGCCTACGTTCCGCTCGTCCGGCGGGCGTTCGCGCTCTGGAACCGGCTCGATGCGACCCATCCCCGGCAACTGCTCCACGCGGTCGGCAGCGTCGACGTCGGCCCCGACGACGACGAGAGCGTCTACGCCGGGTCGAAACGCGCTTGCGAGGCCCACGACATCGACCACGACGAACTATCCGGAGCGGTGCTGAACGAGCGATTCCCCGGCTACGACCTCCCTCCAGAGCACCGCGCCGTCTACCAGGCTGACGGCGGGTTCCTCCACTGCGAGCAGTGTATCGTCGCCCACGTCCAGGCCGCGCACGACCACGGCGCGACGGTCCGCGCGCGCGAGACGGTCGAAAGCTGGGACGCCGACGAGACGGGCGTCACCGTCCGGACCGACCGAGGGGAGTACGTCGCCGACAGGCTGGTCGTGACTGCCGGCGCGTGGACCGGGCAGCTTCTCCCCTCGCTCTCGGGACTGTTGCAGCCCGAACGACAGGTGCTCGGCTGGTTCCAGCCCACCGAACCGGAGCGGTTCGCGCCCGAGAACTTCCCCGTGTTCGTCGCCGACGTGCCGGAGGGCCACTTCTACGGCTTCCCGACCTACGAGATTCCCGGGTTCAAGGTCGGGAAGTACCGCCACCGCGAGGAGACGGGATCACCGTCCGAACTGGCCCGCGAACCGGACCACGAGGACGAGCGGATCCTCCGGTCGTTCACGGAGCGATACTTCCCGTCGGCCGCCGGGCCGACCATGCGGCTCTCGACCTGCATGTTCACGAACACGCCGGACAGCGATTTCCTCGTCGACATCCATCCCGACCACGAGAACGTCGTCGTCGGTGCGGGCTTCTCCGGCCACGGGTTCAAGTTCGCCAGCGCTATCGGGGAGGCGCTGGCCGACCTCGCGCTCGACGGCGAGACGACGGCGCCCGTCGAACCGTTCCGTATCGACCGATTCGACGGGCGTCGTCAGTAA
- the hisH gene encoding imidazole glycerol phosphate synthase subunit HisH — MSLSEAPSETLADVVIVDYGLGNLRSATRGLERAGADVTITDDPGDFADADGIVLPGVGAFREGMENAGPYREALADAVDRGQPVFGICLGMQMLLTTSEEADHAGEGEVVGLDFIPGKNVRFAEGQTVPHMGWNELAVEREHPIVTGVADAPGTDAGPEGGSVDGEYAYFVHSYYADPENDEAVVATSDHGRRFPAVVANEDGTVFGTQFHPEKSGETGLTILRNFVDICSTA, encoded by the coding sequence ATGAGCCTGTCCGAAGCGCCGTCGGAGACGCTCGCGGACGTGGTCATCGTCGACTACGGCCTCGGCAACCTCCGCTCGGCCACGCGCGGCCTCGAACGCGCCGGCGCTGACGTGACGATCACCGACGACCCGGGCGACTTCGCCGACGCCGACGGCATCGTCCTGCCGGGCGTCGGCGCGTTCCGCGAGGGGATGGAGAACGCGGGGCCGTACCGCGAGGCCCTGGCGGACGCCGTCGACCGCGGGCAACCCGTCTTCGGCATCTGTCTCGGCATGCAGATGCTACTGACGACCAGCGAGGAGGCCGATCACGCGGGCGAGGGCGAAGTCGTCGGCCTCGATTTCATTCCCGGGAAGAACGTGCGCTTCGCCGAGGGGCAGACGGTCCCGCATATGGGCTGGAACGAACTCGCCGTCGAGCGCGAGCACCCGATCGTGACGGGCGTCGCAGACGCCCCCGGGACCGATGCCGGTCCCGAGGGTGGCTCCGTCGACGGCGAGTACGCCTACTTCGTCCACTCCTACTACGCCGACCCCGAGAACGACGAGGCGGTCGTCGCCACGTCCGATCACGGCCGTCGCTTCCCCGCCGTCGTCGCCAACGAGGACGGCACCGTCTTCGGCACCCAGTTCCATCCCGAGAAGAGCGGTGAGACGGGGTTGACCATCCTGCGGAACTTCGTCGACATCTGTTCGACGGCGTAA